From the genome of Anopheles funestus chromosome 2RL, idAnoFuneDA-416_04, whole genome shotgun sequence:
CTTAACATTATCCTCATCGGCTTAGTGGCCAGAGCCGGGGAAGTAAAGAATGGGCAATACCCGCGCCGGACGAAAAGAGAAACCAAACCAAGATTGCGCGAACAAAAGCTCCAACTCGAAGAAAGTTGACCAAGTTCACCATAATGCCATCGTCCGGTGGTGGTTACGCCaaagaatgaggaaagttcTGACAAAAACATTCGCCGTTTTTATCAACCATTGCTGGTACAAGATTTGctggtgattttttgtttcactttctctGCCTCTTTTTCACACACTTTAATAcagtttttggttaaagtggCGAAAAAGTTTGCAGATCCTTGACGGCTTGCTTGTACATCCGTTTCTTGTACACTGGCAACGTGTTcaaaagaaagaggaaaagatCTTAAGGGGAATAACCAAGAAACCTCAAGTGACAACAGCTAACAATTGGGACATTTTCTAAAGAAAAGGTGATAGCAAAAAATACCCAGAAAAATTGTGAGAAAAAACTACTTCTCTTGAAAAGGCAAAACTTTACCACATCAGCTTTAAAGATCAGCAGAGTAGAAATCCTAGGGCAATCGTCTTTTTTATATGAATCTCAAATAATGACCCACAAGATTAAAAGTCTCTCGGCAATCTGTTAATAAATTCAGTGTTCAAACGTTCCGAATGAAATATAATCATAAGTTTATACGTTTATCATGCTGCAGTGATACAACTAGCGGAGTTTAGATACATAATTCATTCACGACAAAAAAGATACACACTAAATCCTAACATCTTAATTTCTCTTCAAAAGTTTTACCGGAATACCAGCTGTCGGACGTAGCACCAAATCCGTCTTGTAGCGCACTTGATTGATTGACTCCCCGGGCAGTATTTGGTAACTTGCAAGTAGCTTCACTATAGTAACCTTCATCTCCAGCAGTGCATACTTCTGGCCAATGCAGTTTCGGAACCCGGCACTAAACGGAATGTAATCGTAGGGTCCTCgcttaatttcattttcatctgaAAAGCGCTCCGGGATGAACTTTTCCGGATCGGGGAACACTTTCGGATTGCGATGCACATTGAAGATGTTAAGGGAAATGGTAGTACCCGCAGGTATTTTAGTGCCAtctgaaattaaaaatgtatcagATTAATACcaagcggttttttttttgagaattcgAAGCTGTACATACTCATTTCCATGTCCTCGAGCAGTTTCCTTCCGATGAATGGTACTGGAGGTACTAAGCGTAAGGATTCTTTAATTACTAAATCCAAGTACTTCATATCCTGAAGTAATGCACTCGTTAATTCAGTATTTTTGGCATTTGCTCCCAACATTCCATCAATCTCTTCGTACAACTTCTGTTGAATTTCCTGGTGTTTGGCCAGTTGAAGAATTGTGAACGAAATACCGGAGGTGGTGGTGTCGTGTCCTTCGAACATAAACGTATCCACCTCCTCGCGAATATCGGCCGTACTGAGTGGTTTACCATCGATCGTTACCTTCAGCAGCTGATCAAGGAAGGTGTCCCTGCGCTTCGAGTACAGCTCATCTTCATCCCCATCGAACTCCACATTGCCAACGGACTGTTCCGCCTGTAGCTGGCGGCGTCGTGTCTCAATCACGGAGTTGGTAAAATCGTGTAGCTTCTTAATCACTCGACCCTGTTCCCGGGCGAATGGATACAGGAAGAATAGTGACGGGAATTGACGCAGCACGCTAAACACACGACGGAAAATGTACTCCGACATTTGCTTTACGCCCCGAGCGTACTCATTGTTCGGATCCTCCTGTGCGTTGATTTGCACTCCCATGGACGTTGCTATAGTGCGGAGAAATGCGATAAAGCGTGATTAAGATAACGCGCCACCtgcatccaaaaaaaaaaaaacattacctaCCACAAATGCTATCAAGCGCGTAGAGCGTAATATAATCGTAGATATCGAACTCTTTCTTGTTCACCTGCTTCTCCAGCTTTGAGACCAATACGTCCGCCTCGTGATTAAACACGTCCATAAATTGATCGAGAATTTTAAAGTGGAACGCTGGTGTTATGATTCTACGCCGCTGGAACCACTTTTCGCCGAACGATAGCAATAGGCCGGTACCGAGCCATGGTTCGAGAAATTCGTACGGGAACGACTTTTTAGTTGTCTTTGCGAGCAATACTTTCTCCACATTTTGCGCACCGGAGAGATCTAGCACGAGGTCATTGAAAGCTCCAATCATACTAACATCGTTGCCATATTTACGGTGCAGGTCACTTAGCAGGTCGAATATTTCTGAAAGATTGGGGCAAGAGAAGGCTTACTACTCGTGCTCAATCTCACTACATGCTCATACGTTGCTTACCTGCAACAGACTTGTTACGGAACAGATAGAAACATCCAAGAAAGTACTCGGGAAAAGGGCCATTGAAGTGTTTGGAAATTCGAAGCAATTGCTGACGTTTTTGGTGGTATTTGAACAGTACATAGCTCAAGTATACCACCACAATAGCCACTAGCAGTATCATTTTGTTCGCACTAAACACTTTCCCGCACGAC
Proteins encoded in this window:
- the LOC125761200 gene encoding cytochrome P450 4C1-like is translated as MILLVAIVVVYLSYVLFKYHQKRQQLLRISKHFNGPFPEYFLGCFYLFRNKSVAEIFDLLSDLHRKYGNDVSMIGAFNDLVLDLSGAQNVEKVLLAKTTKKSFPYEFLEPWLGTGLLLSFGEKWFQRRRIITPAFHFKILDQFMDVFNHEADVLVSKLEKQVNKKEFDIYDYITLYALDSICATSMGVQINAQEDPNNEYARGVKQMSEYIFRRVFSVLRQFPSLFFLYPFAREQGRVIKKLHDFTNSVIETRRRQLQAEQSVGNVEFDGDEDELYSKRRDTFLDQLLKVTIDGKPLSTADIREEVDTFMFEGHDTTTSGISFTILQLAKHQEIQQKLYEEIDGMLGANAKNTELTSALLQDMKYLDLVIKESLRLVPPVPFIGRKLLEDMEMNGTKIPAGTTISLNIFNVHRNPKVFPDPEKFIPERFSDENEIKRGPYDYIPFSAGFRNCIGQKYALLEMKVTIVKLLASYQILPGESINQVRYKTDLVLRPTAGIPVKLLKRN